In a single window of the Zea mays cultivar B73 chromosome 5, Zm-B73-REFERENCE-NAM-5.0, whole genome shotgun sequence genome:
- the LOC100275515 gene encoding F-box/kelch-repeat protein SKIP25, whose translation MAAPAAAKRPYWQAPATAAGAAEPNKRHRTAAAPAHMDAEPEQEEQPLLPGLPDHLAQLCLAPLPPRLLHAVCRPWRRLLYSPSFPPFLALYAVLDDAAAFAGSGVSFAAYDAVAGRWDELPAPPMPSPPPRLWHPAFLSRRLPLQSVAAGGRLVLVAGSTRALAPALPRPVVFDPAARSWRLGPRLPFAPRRWCAAGAARGRVFVAGGVGAGYDASDARSGATWDPAADAAAAAAWEPIPPMRDARFSRDAAEAVCAAGKVCMVSLRGRGAKEGAVFDLRAARWEDMPPGMLAGWKGPAAAAAAGGDEDETTIFVVDEERGALSAYDWAGDRWRTVVESERLKGAAEMAAGGGRVCVAAQGGDKVLVVDVAPSRPRRWGAPAAAELRPRVWEVAAPPGKRVVALHVLPRMARAD comes from the coding sequence ATGGCTGCACCCGCCGCGGCCAAGCGCCCGTACTGGCAGGCCCCCGCCACGGCCGCCGGAGCAGCTGAGCCCAACAAGCGGCACCGCACGGCCGCGGCGCCGGCGCACATGGACGCGGAGCCGGAGCAGGAGGAGCAGCCCCTGCTCCCGGGCCTGCCGGACCACCTCGCCCAGCTCTGCCTCGCCCCGCTCCCGCCGCGCCTCCTGCACGCCGTCTGCCGCCCCTGGCGCCGCCTCCTCTACTCGCCCTCGTTCCCGCCGTTCCTCGCGCTCTACGCCGTGCTCGACGACGCCGCCgccttcgccggcagcggcgTCTCGTTCGCGGCCTACGACGCCGTGGCGGGGCGGTGGGACGAGCTTCCCGCGCCGCcgatgccgtcgccgccgcccaggCTGTGGCACCCGGCCTTCCTGTCCCGCCGGCTCCCGCTCCAGTCCGTGGCCGCGGGGGGCAGGCTCGTGCTCGTGGCCGGCTCCACGCGGGCGCTCGCCCCGGCGCTGCCCCGCCCCGTGGTCTTCGACCCGGCCGCCCGCTCGTGGCGGCTCGGCCCGCGCCTCCCGTTCGCGCCGCGCCGGTGGTGCGCGGCGGGCGCGGCCCGCGGTCGCGTGTTCGTTGCGGGCGGAGTCGGCGCGGGCTACGACGCCAGCGACGCCCGGTCCGGCGCCACGTGGGACCCGGCCGCGGACGCCGCCGCGGCCGCGGCGTGGGAGCCGATCCCGCCCATGCGCGACGCGCGGTTCAGCCGCGACGCCGCGGAGGCCGTCTGCGCCGCGGGGAAGGTGTGCATGGTCAGCCTCCGCGGCCGCGGCGCCAAGGAGGGCGCCGTCTTCGACCTGCGCGCCGCGCGGTGGGAGGACATGCCGCCCGGGATGCTCGCTGGCTGGAAGGGCccggccgcggccgcggccgctGGCGGCGACGAGGACGAGACGACTATCTTCGTGGTGGACGAGGAGCGCGGGGCGCTGAGCGCCTACGATTGGGCCGGGGACCGGTGGCGCACGGTAGTGGAGTCGGAGCGGCTCAAGGGCGCCGCCGAGATGGCGGCTGGCGGGGGCCGGGTGTGCGTGGCGGCCCAGGGTGGCGACAAGGTGCTCGTGGTCGACGTGGCGCCCTCACGGCCACGGCGGTGGGGTGCCCCCGCCGCCGCGGAGCTCCGGCCCCGCGTCTGGGAGGTGGCGGCGCCGCCGGGGAAGCGGGTGGTGGCGCTGCACGTGCTGCCCCGGATGGCGCGCGCGGACTAG